The candidate division WOR-3 bacterium genome window below encodes:
- a CDS encoding RidA family protein: MSENKKIIFSEDAPKPIGPYSQGIKIGNFLFTAGQIAIDPKTNELIKGDIKEETRRVLENLKAILTQEGFSLKDVIKVNIYLVDLSHFPQVNEVYSEYFKEDFPVRTTVGVASLPKGARIEIDLLAYR, encoded by the coding sequence ATGAGTGAAAATAAGAAGATTATTTTTAGCGAAGATGCCCCAAAACCAATCGGACCCTATAGTCAGGGGATAAAGATCGGAAACTTCCTCTTTACCGCCGGTCAGATTGCTATTGACCCAAAAACGAACGAACTGATAAAGGGTGATATTAAAGAGGAGACGCGGCGGGTCTTAGAAAACTTAAAGGCGATTTTGACCCAAGAGGGATTTTCCTTAAAGGATGTGATTAAGGTCAATATCTATTTGGTTGATCTCTCTCACTTCCCCCAGGTGAATGAAGTATATAGTGAATACTTTAAGGAAGATTTCCCCGTGCGCACCACGGTTGGCGTCGCCTCCCTACCAAAAGGGGCAAGAATTGAGATTGACCTCCTCGCCTATCGCTAA